The following is a genomic window from Deltaproteobacteria bacterium.
TCCATCCCGGGAGACGTCAATGGCGACGGTTTTGCCGATGTCATGATCGGCGCCCCAAAGAATGACGCCGGCGCCAGCGGCGCCGGCAAGGCCTACCTGTTTTTTGGTTCAGCCGGCGGGTTGAGCGGGGCCTTGGATCCCGACAGCGCCGATGTGATTATGGAAGGTGAGGGGAGCAACAATTATTTTGGTTGGTCGATTTCCGGTCCCGGCGACGTGAACGGCGATGGTTTTGACGATATTTTGATCGGCGCCAAGTGGAATCATGACGGCGGCTATCGGGCCGGCAAGGTCTATCTGATTTACGGCCGCGATTTTGCCGATCAGGAATTTGATCTGGCGGACGCCGATGCCGCGTTTACTGGAGGCGCCACGGGCGATTATCTGGGGAGCAGTGTTGCCGGCGCGGGGGATGTCGATGGCGACGGTTTGGCCGATATCATCATGTCGGCCACGGGCTATGACGGCACCTACAGTAGCGCCGGCAGGGTGTATCTCTTCCTGGGCGGGGACCTTGCAGGTGATGTCAGTTTGACCGATGCTTATGCCACGTTTGAAGGAGAGGCGGCCTATGATGCCGCCGGCACCTCTCTGGCGCCGGCGGGCGACATGGACGGCGACGGTCTGGCCGATTTTATTGTCGGCGCCCCGTCGGCGGATCCCAGCGGCAAAACATCGGCCGGAAAGATTTATGTGATTTTCGGCGATAACATCGACACAGGCGAAAACGCCCTGGCCGATGCCGATTTGAAATACACCGGTGAAAACGCCAACAACAACGCCGGAAACATGATTTCGGGCGGGGTGGATGTCGATGCCGACGGCCTGTCGGATATCGTCATCGGGGCGTATGGATATGATGTCGGCGCCAGCACGAATGAAGGGCGGGCCTATCTCATCTTCGGTTCGGACTCTTATACCGCGGGGACTTACAGTTTAAATGGGGCGGACATGGTCTTTGATGGCGAGGCGAGCGGTGATTATGCGGGAAGCGCCGTAAGTTTGATTGACGACATGGATGGCGACGGTTTCGGCGAGATCATGATCGGCGCCTATTATAATGATGAAGCCGCCAACAACGCCGGCAAGATTTATTTCATCAAAGGAATGTCGCAGGATGATTTTGACGACTTGGGAGGCGAAATCACGCTGGGAGACGCCTCCGTGGATGCGACCATTCTGGGAGAGACAAGCGGCAGTTATGCCGGTTATTCCCTCTCCACCGGCGGTGATCCGAATGGCGATGGCATCATGGATACGGTGATTGGCGCCTACGGCTTTGACGGCGCTGACGGTTCGGACACC
Proteins encoded in this region:
- a CDS encoding FG-GAP repeat protein — translated: MMMNFRKIVMPVLFVFLSGFSFLSVSCGGPDRFDSTSDDGITDENPSENPDEGEGDEGDEGDGDSGDTGDTDDTDGEDDDGDTDDGDEGDDDGDTDDDGVLDAEDAFPTDAAESVDTDGDGVGDNSDNCPADSNAGQADADADGEGDVCDDDVDGDGIANEGDNCPDDSNSDQTDLDEDGTGDACDDDVDGDGVPDEEDAFPTDATESADTDGDGVGDNSDVCPDVSDDQSDGDEDGAGDVCDNCVTTANSDQEDMDGDGEGNACDEDIDGDGDLAEEFGGADCDDEDDHRNGIRAEVFDLRENNCDDADGYDLGIDLADSTATVEGDSAGDELGYAVSIPGDVNGDGFADVMIGAPKNDAGASGAGKAYLFFGSAGGLSGALDPDSADVIMEGEGSNNYFGWSISGPGDVNGDGFDDILIGAKWNHDGGYRAGKVYLIYGRDFADQEFDLADADAAFTGGATGDYLGSSVAGAGDVDGDGLADIIMSATGYDGTYSSAGRVYLFLGGDLAGDVSLTDAYATFEGEAAYDAAGTSLAPAGDMDGDGLADFIVGAPSADPSGKTSAGKIYVIFGDNIDTGENALADADLKYTGENANNNAGNMISGGVDVDADGLSDIVIGAYGYDVGASTNEGRAYLIFGSDSYTAGTYSLNGADMVFDGEASGDYAGSAVSLIDDMDGDGFGEIMIGAYYNDEAANNAGKIYFIKGMSQDDFDDLGGEITLGDASVDATILGETSGSYAGYSLSTGGDPNGDGIMDTVIGAYGFDGADGSDTGKAYLLLGE